A stretch of Peteryoungia algae DNA encodes these proteins:
- a CDS encoding RidA family protein, with translation MSDTIDGRLAALGISLPEAAAPAANYVPYVISGNLLFLSGQLPIEGGKVAVIGLVGGDVALADAQRAAELCAINILAQAKAALSGDLSRITRVVKLNGFVASAPGFVEQHLVINGASNLIANVLGDAGKHARAAVGVAQLPLNAAVEIDAILEIAQ, from the coding sequence ATGTCCGACACAATCGACGGCCGCCTTGCAGCACTGGGCATCAGCCTGCCGGAAGCGGCTGCCCCCGCCGCCAATTACGTGCCCTATGTGATCAGCGGAAACCTGCTGTTTCTCTCCGGCCAACTTCCAATTGAAGGCGGAAAAGTGGCCGTGATCGGTCTGGTCGGCGGCGATGTCGCTCTCGCAGATGCCCAGAGAGCGGCCGAGCTCTGTGCAATCAACATCCTGGCTCAGGCCAAGGCTGCCCTTTCCGGCGACCTGTCGCGTATCACCCGGGTCGTCAAGCTCAACGGCTTCGTCGCCTCCGCGCCCGGTTTCGTCGAGCAGCACCTGGTCATCAACGGCGCCTCGAATCTGATTGCCAATGTGCTCGGCGACGCCGGCAAACATGCCCGCGCTGCCGTCGGCGTGGCGCAGCTGCCGCTGAATGCGGCCGTCGAGATCGATGCCATCCTGGAGATTGCCCAGTGA
- a CDS encoding glycerophosphodiester phosphodiesterase — MSRADWIKDLPIAHRGYHDMNKTIWENTLSAFSRAIEAGFAIECDIQLSSDSVPMVFHDHDLQRLCNMTGEVRERTAGELRMLSIGGTKDKIPTLRQMLDLVKGQVPLVIELKGIDAEHDDGFIEDVLEVLEGYEGKVALMSFDYHLLRALKLAECPWPVGLTAEGMKPENFAAHAEAMELGLDFTSYCVAHLPNEFVTGLREKGTPVITWTVRDEIMRAQTYKYADQMTFEGFDPRQSPAIA, encoded by the coding sequence GTGAGCCGCGCCGACTGGATCAAGGATCTGCCGATTGCCCATCGCGGCTACCACGACATGAACAAGACCATCTGGGAAAACACGCTTTCGGCTTTCAGCCGGGCGATCGAGGCAGGCTTTGCCATCGAATGTGACATCCAGCTTTCCTCCGACAGCGTGCCGATGGTTTTCCACGACCATGACCTGCAACGTCTCTGCAATATGACCGGTGAAGTGCGTGAGCGCACCGCCGGCGAATTGCGCATGCTGTCCATTGGCGGGACGAAGGACAAGATCCCGACGCTTCGCCAGATGCTCGACCTGGTGAAGGGTCAGGTTCCGCTGGTGATCGAACTCAAGGGGATCGATGCCGAACATGACGACGGCTTTATCGAGGACGTGCTTGAGGTGCTCGAAGGCTATGAGGGCAAGGTCGCACTGATGAGCTTCGACTATCACCTGCTGCGCGCCCTCAAACTCGCAGAGTGCCCCTGGCCGGTCGGCCTGACGGCGGAAGGCATGAAGCCGGAGAACTTTGCCGCGCATGCGGAGGCCATGGAACTCGGCCTCGATTTCACCTCCTATTGCGTCGCGCATCTGCCCAATGAGTTCGTCACGGGCCTGCGTGAAAAGGGCACACCTGTGATTACCTGGACCGTCAGGGATGAAATCATGCGGGCGCAGACCTATAAATATGCTGATCAGATGACATTCGAAGGCTTCGACCCGCGCCAGTCGCCGGCGATCGCCTGA